From Nostoc flagelliforme CCNUN1, a single genomic window includes:
- a CDS encoding relaxase/mobilization nuclease domain-containing protein, translated as MIGKQTKGRGFRHLLDYLESREDAKLIGGNMSGRNARELAREFKLSRQLNSDADRVVYHVSLSAAKDDKLDDEKWSEIGDRYMKEMGFDANQFVIFRHHNTDDDHIHIAASRIRMDTGLLVHDSWDYVRSEKVLRQIEQDYELVQVQGSREKLNRTPSTGQIRRIIREQSEFDSGKRDTPPERTIKEQIQQTIDRAGVDNPQMPTLIMRLQLAGVSVRTGFTRNGKSKGISYEKDGQAFSGTQLGAAYTFPGLQKHLGVDYQTERDDEPINELLLKPVKPLPVEQLEKFLQEIERKQQQPQFTPPPEDKVIWQVLNPPPNSFLLPSASFSTAATIG; from the coding sequence ATGATTGGGAAGCAGACGAAGGGTAGAGGTTTTCGCCACCTGTTAGATTACTTGGAATCACGCGAGGATGCCAAACTCATCGGCGGCAACATGAGCGGGAGAAATGCCCGTGAATTGGCGCGAGAATTTAAGCTGTCTCGACAACTAAATTCTGATGCAGACCGAGTTGTTTATCATGTCTCACTGTCAGCAGCTAAAGACGATAAATTAGATGATGAGAAGTGGAGCGAAATTGGCGACCGCTACATGAAGGAAATGGGTTTTGATGCCAATCAGTTTGTCATCTTTCGCCACCATAACACTGATGACGACCACATTCACATTGCAGCCAGCCGAATCAGGATGGACACGGGGCTTTTAGTCCATGATTCCTGGGATTATGTTCGCTCTGAAAAAGTTTTGCGACAAATCGAGCAAGACTATGAGTTAGTGCAAGTGCAGGGCAGTAGAGAGAAACTGAATCGCACACCCAGCACCGGACAAATTAGGCGCATAATAAGAGAGCAATCAGAATTTGATTCAGGTAAGCGCGATACCCCACCAGAGCGCACCATTAAAGAGCAGATTCAGCAGACAATTGACAGAGCCGGAGTTGATAATCCCCAGATGCCAACACTAATTATGCGATTACAGTTAGCTGGTGTTAGTGTGAGAACAGGATTTACTAGGAATGGTAAGTCTAAAGGCATTTCTTATGAGAAAGATGGGCAGGCTTTCAGTGGTACACAATTAGGCGCAGCTTATACCTTCCCCGGTTTGCAAAAACATCTTGGCGTTGACTACCAAACAGAACGTGATGATGAACCTATTAATGAATTGCTGCTCAAACCTGTTAAACCACTCCCAGTTGAGCAGTTAGAAAAGTTTCTTCAAGAGATTGAACGCAAACAGCAACAGCCTCAGTTCACCCCACCACCGGAGGATAAAGTTATTTGGCAAGTGCTGAATCCCCCACCAAATTCTTTCCTCCTGCCTTCTGCCTCCTTTTCAACTGCTGCAACAATCGGATAA
- a CDS encoding acyl-CoA desaturase: MKPDPNPLVINDNYVCLEVSSLPDTYATNTTKELEFSTALTPRSRITLANKELQNQQRYIARTTVLIPFLGSVLAIGLLPLLGIGLIELSLLVSMYILTGLGITVGFHRYFAHRAFKSNKVIEITLAILGSMAAQGPVIFWVATHRCHHQYSDQPNDPHSPRLHGNGIYNQLRGLCYAILAGCLRA, encoded by the coding sequence ATGAAGCCAGATCCTAATCCCCTTGTGATTAATGACAACTACGTTTGTTTAGAAGTAAGTAGCTTACCAGATACATATGCAACCAATACCACAAAAGAACTTGAGTTTTCTACAGCTTTAACTCCTAGAAGCCGAATAACCTTGGCGAATAAAGAGTTACAGAATCAACAAAGGTATATAGCTAGGACTACTGTATTAATCCCTTTTCTTGGCTCAGTTCTCGCCATTGGATTATTGCCGCTATTAGGGATTGGTTTGATCGAATTATCGTTGTTGGTTAGTATGTACATTTTAACGGGGCTTGGAATTACTGTAGGCTTTCATCGATACTTTGCACACAGAGCTTTCAAGTCAAACAAAGTCATAGAGATCACTCTAGCCATTCTTGGCTCTATGGCTGCTCAAGGACCTGTAATTTTTTGGGTAGCTACTCATAGATGCCATCATCAGTACAGCGATCAGCCCAACGATCCTCATTCACCTCGTCTTCATGGAAACGGAATTTATAATCAATTACGCGGACTATGCTATGCCATATTGGCTGGCTGTTTGAGAGCTTGA
- a CDS encoding response regulator produces MAVDDQADSRDLIKWMLSDFGAEIVVVTSVREAIAALTESPGRYDVLLADIGMPEEDGFSLIRQVRALEALAGDKFQQQQSLPMPPNKRVKRQLMLVSKCI; encoded by the coding sequence TTGGCTGTAGACGATCAAGCGGATAGCCGCGACTTAATTAAGTGGATGTTATCAGACTTTGGGGCTGAAATAGTGGTTGTGACATCGGTAAGGGAAGCGATCGCTGCTTTAACTGAATCTCCTGGCAGATACGATGTCCTTCTAGCAGATATTGGGATGCCAGAGGAAGATGGTTTTTCCCTGATTCGTCAGGTGAGAGCGCTTGAAGCTCTTGCTGGGGACAAATTCCAGCAGCAGCAATCACTGCCTATGCCACCGAACAAGAGGGTCAAAAGGCAATTGATGCTGGTTTCCAAATGCATTTAG